A portion of the Acidobacteriota bacterium genome contains these proteins:
- a CDS encoding FHA domain-containing protein, translated as MKLTFGDFTLDTGTRQLLRGGEHAEVHLSPKAFDLLAVLVANRPGVVTKESLRDRLWAGTNVVAANLNNLASEVRAALGDDPQQPRFVRTAHGVGYAFCGQAEENRAVAQEHADSRLWLVFDGRSIVLEQPETIIGRDPKCGIWIDVPGVSRRHASIRLVSSTAVLEDLASTNGTLVNDRPVSSPVTLADGQTIRLGEATLTFRASTSAGAATKKIRRP; from the coding sequence ATGAAGCTCACCTTCGGCGACTTCACGCTCGATACGGGCACGCGTCAGCTTCTGCGAGGCGGGGAGCATGCCGAGGTCCATCTCTCCCCGAAGGCATTCGACCTGCTTGCGGTCCTCGTCGCCAACCGGCCCGGCGTCGTCACCAAGGAATCACTTCGGGATCGTCTCTGGGCCGGCACAAACGTTGTCGCCGCCAATCTGAACAATCTCGCGTCCGAAGTCCGTGCGGCCCTGGGTGACGATCCGCAGCAGCCGCGTTTCGTGCGAACGGCGCACGGTGTGGGTTATGCCTTTTGCGGCCAGGCCGAGGAGAACCGCGCGGTTGCTCAAGAACACGCCGACAGCCGGCTCTGGCTGGTCTTTGATGGCCGTTCGATTGTGCTGGAGCAGCCCGAGACCATCATCGGCCGCGACCCGAAGTGTGGCATCTGGATCGATGTGCCTGGCGTCTCTCGCCGGCATGCCTCGATTCGCCTCGTGTCATCAACAGCGGTGCTCGAGGACCTCGCGAGCACCAATGGGACGTTGGTGAACGATCGACCCGTCAGTTCGCCTGTCACGCTCGCGGACGGCCAGACCATTCGGCTCGGTGAGGCCACGCTGACGTTCAGGGCCTCGACTTCGGCAGGCGCGGCCACGAAGAAGATCAGGCGGCCGTGA
- a CDS encoding aspartyl protease family protein, which yields MSLIRKTLTGLILAAGVVAAVTFAARSDQATPAHLAAPVAIPFESLNGLILFPIRVNGSEPLTVILDSGAKPSIVSLERAKALALDLGASVSVGGTGAGSSTGAFVKNATLTLDALPGFSHPVTLAISLDAIARRTGRRLDGIVGTDFMRAFVVELDYEKQILTLHDARTFSYHGPGTALPMTVDSNGHPTFTAIVTPVGRPAIEATVKLDIGASGAVTLHSPFVQQHGLPGPNLTTTRVIGVTGMGGRSSGRLGRLASLQVAGVTLKRPTVVFSADTSGANANPLVAGRVGAKIASRFRVFLDFTRGQLILEPHATTNTSFDVASAGIAFEADGPEYRTVRVIDVLEDGPGALAGIQQGDVLTAIDGKPASTVTMLDVIRRLERVAPCELTLQRAGRFLTLTVTPK from the coding sequence ATGAGCCTGATTCGAAAGACGCTCACGGGCCTCATTCTTGCGGCGGGAGTCGTCGCGGCCGTGACCTTCGCTGCGCGCAGCGATCAGGCCACGCCCGCCCACCTCGCGGCGCCGGTCGCCATCCCGTTCGAGTCGCTCAACGGCCTGATCCTGTTCCCGATCCGCGTCAATGGTTCCGAACCGCTCACGGTCATCCTCGATTCCGGCGCCAAGCCCTCCATTGTCAGCCTCGAACGCGCCAAGGCGCTGGCACTCGACCTGGGCGCATCGGTGAGTGTGGGGGGCACAGGGGCTGGCTCGTCGACCGGGGCGTTCGTCAAGAACGCCACGCTCACACTCGACGCGTTGCCCGGGTTTTCGCACCCCGTCACCCTCGCGATCTCCCTCGACGCCATCGCCCGCCGGACCGGGCGACGTCTCGACGGCATCGTCGGCACCGACTTCATGCGCGCATTTGTTGTCGAGCTCGACTATGAGAAACAGATCCTGACGCTGCACGATGCGCGCACATTCAGCTACCACGGCCCCGGCACCGCGCTGCCGATGACCGTCGACTCGAACGGCCATCCCACGTTCACGGCCATCGTCACGCCAGTCGGCAGGCCGGCCATTGAGGCGACCGTGAAGCTGGATATCGGCGCGTCGGGTGCGGTCACGCTTCACTCGCCGTTCGTCCAGCAACATGGCCTGCCCGGGCCGAACCTGACGACCACGCGCGTGATCGGTGTCACCGGGATGGGCGGCCGGTCATCAGGCCGATTGGGTCGCCTCGCCTCACTCCAGGTGGCCGGCGTCACCCTAAAACGCCCGACGGTCGTGTTCTCCGCAGACACGTCTGGCGCGAACGCCAATCCCCTGGTGGCTGGTCGCGTCGGCGCCAAAATCGCCAGCCGCTTCCGCGTGTTTCTGGACTTCACCCGCGGCCAGTTGATCCTGGAGCCGCATGCGACGACGAACACGTCGTTCGACGTCGCCTCCGCAGGGATCGCGTTCGAGGCCGACGGACCCGAATATCGCACCGTCCGCGTGATCGACGTACTCGAGGATGGGCCTGGCGCACTCGCGGGAATTCAGCAGGGCGATGTGCTCACCGCCATCGACGGAAAGCCGGCCTCCACTGTCACGATGCTCGACGTGATCAGGCGCCTGGAGCGGGTTGCCCCGTGTGAATTGACCCTGCAACGCGCCGGGCGCTTCTTGACACTGACGGTGACTCCGAAGTGA
- a CDS encoding FtsX-like permease family protein, producing the protein MGESPRQVGRQILSGAFILAAVGIAAGIALSLLLAPHLQAFLTVGISASDPLTLTALAATLLLVAVGSALVPARRASRINPLAALRD; encoded by the coding sequence TTGGGCGAATCGCCACGGCAGGTTGGCCGCCAAATTCTGTCTGGGGCATTCATCTTGGCTGCGGTGGGTATCGCCGCCGGAATCGCCCTCTCCCTCTTGCTCGCGCCACACTTGCAGGCGTTTCTGACAGTGGGAATTAGTGCCAGTGACCCGCTGACGCTGACCGCGCTGGCGGCGACGCTGCTACTCGTGGCCGTCGGTTCGGCGCTGGTGCCGGCCAGGCGAGCGAGCCGGATTAATCCGCTTGCGGCGTTGCGTGACTAG
- a CDS encoding ABC transporter permease: MMRRPPSFAVRLLRACLGPTAFEVVAGDLDEEFARGRSGAWYWRQAFKSACAHLVGRALSGLAAFAHDVRLAARTLARQRRLALVATTTLGFGVALSLSVLAGVNAYLIRGLPYPDSDRLHNVNLFRPGVDMPQGLEELDWSSLNDLLDLQISWDLDLFNLRGAPYTEAAQGTWVTPGYMEGFGIRTALGRVFRPDDYAPGSQAVAIISHRLWQSRFGGDVNIVGRHFESYSNDRPDDIGVFTIVGVLPEGHWHIQQAFTEVLAPLRAPSYPYVVRARTGVTSAMIAGRVTALVRARHNLPDTWSADVVSAREGYVTTVKPLLLTLAAGAALVLLIAAANVAVLLLVRANERRQEMAVRKALGATAARIVRVIVAEAVVLGVAAGAVGLAAAYALIGAMAPMVGRQLGRAVPGGVSALQIDGVVWAGALAAAVFIVLVCSVFPAWAAARGMGALSLSAGQKGSTGGHAQQRARLALVAAEVGACLALLIAATLMVQSSLRILNTDVGLSMQDILTSRISVRQASYPDAVSRMALLQRIADETEGLSDLQGLAFTSSWPLQAAPERGVRGADQTQAARTRSGLMSVSANYFDLLGIPVVDGRRFTSADRVGQPPVIVASRTLAERLWPGQRAVGQRLEVSPSPQAPAGTAPTIYEVVGVAADTRFSHSDTDMADLYTPMSQSGSLSPFVYLRSARPEIAFDQLRRALKRIDEGLVAGSWRPLADILDQQRAGARFLAQLLAVFSGLAVVLALVGIHGVTAYAAGQRRREVAIRLAIGATRGQITALFLRQGLVMIGLGLTAGLAGALALGRLLRSQLFGVEPNDPVVMFGALTAFGVCALLASLGPARRAAQGDPSEALKS; encoded by the coding sequence GTGATGCGGCGCCCACCGTCGTTCGCCGTCCGCCTGCTGCGCGCCTGTCTCGGCCCCACGGCCTTTGAAGTCGTGGCCGGCGACCTCGACGAGGAGTTCGCCCGTGGGCGTAGCGGCGCGTGGTACTGGCGCCAGGCCTTCAAGTCGGCGTGTGCGCACCTTGTCGGCCGAGCGCTCTCGGGCCTCGCCGCGTTCGCCCACGATGTACGACTCGCGGCACGCACGCTCGCCCGCCAGCGCCGACTGGCACTGGTGGCGACGACCACACTCGGCTTCGGCGTTGCCCTGAGTCTGTCAGTGCTTGCCGGTGTCAACGCCTACCTGATTCGCGGACTGCCCTATCCGGACAGCGACCGCCTCCACAACGTGAACCTCTTCAGGCCCGGCGTAGACATGCCGCAGGGACTCGAGGAGCTCGACTGGTCGTCGCTCAACGACCTGCTCGATCTGCAGATCTCCTGGGATCTCGATTTGTTCAACCTTCGCGGCGCACCCTACACCGAAGCGGCACAGGGCACGTGGGTCACACCCGGCTACATGGAGGGGTTCGGCATCCGCACGGCGCTCGGCCGGGTCTTTCGGCCGGACGACTACGCGCCCGGGAGCCAGGCCGTGGCCATCATCAGTCACCGGCTCTGGCAGAGCCGCTTCGGCGGAGACGTCAACATTGTCGGACGCCACTTCGAGTCGTACTCAAACGACCGGCCCGACGATATTGGCGTCTTCACGATCGTCGGCGTGCTGCCTGAGGGACACTGGCACATCCAACAGGCCTTCACAGAGGTTCTGGCGCCGCTGCGAGCGCCGTCCTACCCGTACGTCGTGCGGGCCCGAACCGGCGTGACATCCGCGATGATCGCCGGCCGCGTCACGGCTCTGGTCAGGGCCAGGCACAACCTGCCCGACACATGGAGCGCTGACGTGGTCTCGGCGCGGGAGGGATACGTCACGACCGTCAAACCCCTGCTGCTCACCCTCGCTGCCGGCGCGGCACTCGTGTTGCTCATTGCCGCCGCCAACGTCGCCGTGCTCCTTCTGGTGCGCGCCAACGAACGCCGTCAGGAAATGGCGGTACGCAAGGCGCTGGGCGCCACCGCCGCGCGGATCGTGCGCGTCATCGTCGCCGAGGCGGTCGTCCTTGGCGTTGCGGCAGGAGCCGTGGGCCTCGCCGCCGCGTACGCGCTGATTGGCGCAATGGCGCCGATGGTGGGACGTCAGCTCGGTCGCGCGGTGCCTGGAGGCGTGTCTGCGCTGCAGATTGATGGCGTGGTCTGGGCCGGCGCACTGGCCGCCGCCGTGTTTATTGTGCTCGTGTGTTCAGTGTTCCCCGCATGGGCCGCGGCCCGCGGCATGGGCGCGTTGTCACTCTCCGCAGGCCAGAAGGGATCAACGGGCGGACACGCACAGCAGCGCGCGCGGCTGGCACTGGTGGCCGCCGAGGTGGGTGCGTGCCTGGCCCTGCTCATCGCCGCCACATTGATGGTGCAAAGCAGCTTGCGCATCCTCAACACCGACGTGGGGCTTTCGATGCAAGACATCTTGACTAGTCGCATCAGCGTGCGACAGGCGTCATATCCCGACGCGGTGAGCCGGATGGCGCTGCTCCAACGGATCGCCGATGAGACCGAGGGCCTCTCAGACCTGCAGGGTCTGGCGTTCACCAGCTCGTGGCCCCTTCAGGCAGCACCCGAGCGCGGAGTGCGAGGCGCAGACCAGACCCAGGCCGCGCGCACGCGGTCGGGCCTGATGTCTGTGAGCGCGAACTACTTCGACCTGCTCGGTATTCCAGTCGTCGACGGACGCCGATTCACGTCGGCCGATCGAGTCGGACAGCCCCCGGTGATTGTCGCCAGCCGCACGCTCGCCGAGCGACTGTGGCCCGGGCAGCGCGCAGTCGGTCAGCGACTCGAAGTATCACCGTCACCACAGGCGCCGGCCGGCACGGCGCCGACGATCTACGAGGTCGTCGGGGTGGCGGCCGACACCCGATTCAGCCATTCGGATACGGATATGGCTGACCTGTACACGCCGATGTCGCAATCAGGATCGCTGTCGCCATTCGTGTACTTGCGCAGCGCACGGCCGGAAATCGCGTTTGATCAGCTCCGCCGTGCGTTGAAACGGATCGACGAGGGCCTCGTGGCCGGAAGTTGGCGGCCGCTCGCCGACATCCTCGACCAGCAGCGGGCCGGCGCGCGTTTTCTCGCGCAGTTGCTCGCCGTCTTCTCTGGGCTGGCCGTGGTGCTCGCCCTGGTCGGCATCCACGGGGTGACGGCCTATGCCGCCGGCCAGCGGCGGCGCGAGGTGGCCATTCGGCTGGCGATAGGCGCCACGCGTGGACAGATCACGGCCCTCTTCCTGCGTCAGGGACTCGTGATGATCGGCCTTGGTCTCACGGCTGGACTCGCCGGTGCATTGGCGCTCGGACGCCTCTTGCGGTCGCAACTATTCGGGGTTGAACCCAACGATCCCGTCGTCATGTTCGGCGCGCTGACCGCCTTCGGCGTGTGTGCGCTGCTCGCCTCACTCGGTCCGGCGCGCCGGGCCGCACAGGGCGATCCGTCGGAGGCCCTCAAGTCCTGA
- a CDS encoding helix-turn-helix transcriptional regulator codes for MPEVLGEFEQLVMLTVLRLDEGAYSAAVRLELQERAGRDVSPGAVFTTLERLEGRGLVASRYGEPTPERGGRRKRYYRLRPQGRRALAHALDTVRRVAEGLDAKLERS; via the coding sequence ATGCCTGAAGTCCTCGGAGAGTTCGAACAACTCGTCATGTTGACCGTCCTGCGCCTGGATGAGGGCGCGTACAGTGCCGCAGTCCGATTGGAACTGCAGGAGCGTGCCGGCCGCGATGTCTCACCCGGTGCGGTCTTCACCACACTCGAACGGCTCGAAGGCCGGGGCCTGGTCGCGTCCCGCTACGGAGAGCCCACACCTGAGCGCGGGGGGCGTCGCAAACGTTATTACCGGCTGCGACCCCAGGGCCGGCGCGCGCTGGCACACGCGCTTGACACCGTGCGTCGGGTCGCCGAGGGACTCGACGCCAAGCTGGAGCGATCGTGA
- a CDS encoding PD40 domain-containing protein → MSAFLLAGALASPLVAQVPARSTYYSVPSWAPDGNTITFESNRDGEAAVYSIRPDGSNLRRLTPAGTRGEQPNWSADGRFLVYSSAKDGVKQLHRMTPDGRNVVPVPGTTNGFLAAFSPDGRWLLFAAQDRIPSIQYRVYVMRPDGSDRRSLGDMAKSNEDPRWTTDGARVVFNEVPLLERLPDEAPRDFVRRRTQAQRLVSVTPDGRETRILEPEEASRLTRDRGLSPDGKWLLYAKAVDGVSGLLLRDQASGTERLLDGGTRAAVSRPAQSPAPVPPQNHAARPAVSPDGRWIAFHADRDGSSQIFVIRADGSDERLVTRSPTPKSGVRWSADGRELLFTSFTNNTGYLFAVGVDGTAEREVLSVSGRDPQLSPDGRRVVYAAGPFNATALMLAEVDGATLSHPRRINDEASSIAWNAKWSPDGARLAFTGRAPGNPQLQIWTMNSDGSKSAPLTHLPPGDGRAQVPAWSPDGRSIVFQSDTPDRSSHLWRVEVRTGTTTRVLDHAEVFLDETPVWFPDGQRLAFQSTRTGRWEVWTVKIDGTELRQITK, encoded by the coding sequence GTGTCTGCATTTCTGTTGGCGGGCGCCTTGGCATCGCCGCTCGTTGCGCAGGTGCCGGCGCGCTCCACCTACTATTCCGTTCCGTCGTGGGCGCCAGACGGCAACACGATCACGTTCGAATCCAACAGGGATGGCGAAGCAGCCGTCTATTCCATCCGGCCGGATGGCTCCAACCTGAGGAGGCTGACTCCCGCCGGGACCAGAGGAGAACAGCCCAATTGGTCGGCGGATGGTCGATTTCTCGTCTACTCATCAGCCAAAGACGGCGTGAAGCAATTGCACCGGATGACACCTGACGGCCGGAATGTGGTGCCTGTACCGGGCACGACAAATGGATTCCTCGCGGCCTTCTCACCCGATGGCCGTTGGCTCCTCTTCGCGGCCCAGGATCGAATCCCTTCGATCCAGTATCGCGTCTATGTCATGCGCCCGGACGGATCGGACCGGCGGTCGCTTGGCGACATGGCGAAGAGCAATGAAGACCCGCGGTGGACCACCGACGGTGCACGCGTGGTGTTCAACGAAGTGCCGCTGCTCGAGAGGTTGCCGGACGAAGCGCCAAGAGACTTCGTCCGCAGACGGACACAGGCACAACGGCTGGTCAGTGTCACACCAGACGGACGTGAGACGCGCATCCTGGAGCCCGAGGAGGCGAGTCGTCTCACTCGAGACCGTGGGCTGTCGCCCGATGGCAAGTGGCTGCTGTATGCCAAGGCCGTCGACGGTGTCAGCGGACTCCTTCTTCGGGATCAGGCCTCGGGAACTGAGCGCCTGCTTGACGGGGGGACGCGCGCCGCAGTGTCCAGGCCTGCGCAAAGTCCAGCGCCTGTCCCGCCACAGAATCACGCGGCTCGGCCTGCCGTATCGCCCGATGGCAGGTGGATTGCGTTCCATGCGGATCGTGACGGCTCGTCTCAGATCTTTGTGATTCGTGCGGATGGATCGGATGAACGCCTGGTCACCCGGTCACCCACGCCCAAGAGTGGCGTGCGTTGGTCGGCTGATGGACGCGAGTTATTGTTCACGTCATTCACAAACAACACCGGGTACCTGTTTGCCGTTGGCGTTGACGGTACGGCCGAGCGTGAGGTGCTTTCGGTATCTGGGCGCGATCCTCAGCTGTCGCCTGACGGTCGCCGGGTTGTCTACGCCGCCGGCCCCTTCAACGCGACGGCCTTGATGCTCGCCGAGGTCGACGGCGCGACGCTGAGCCATCCCCGACGAATCAACGACGAGGCCTCGTCAATTGCCTGGAATGCCAAGTGGTCACCGGATGGCGCACGCCTCGCGTTCACCGGGCGCGCACCCGGGAATCCACAGTTGCAAATCTGGACGATGAACTCGGACGGATCGAAGTCGGCACCGTTGACCCACCTGCCGCCTGGGGACGGCCGGGCGCAGGTGCCCGCCTGGTCACCTGACGGCAGGTCGATCGTCTTTCAATCGGACACGCCGGACCGTTCGTCGCACCTCTGGCGGGTGGAAGTGAGGACTGGCACAACCACGAGGGTGCTTGATCACGCCGAGGTGTTTCTCGACGAAACGCCCGTCTGGTTCCCCGACGGTCAGCGTCTCGCGTTTCAAAGCACCCGCACTGGGCGCTGGGAAGTGTGGACGGTCAAGATCGATGGCACCGAATTGAGACAGATTACGAAGTAG
- a CDS encoding homocysteine S-methyltransferase family protein: MSYARIAEQLRLGDRIILDGGTGTDLQRRGAPMSGDTWCADANLTHPDVVRAVHHGYIDAGADIITANTFATSPLLFRHLGRIDDMVGIDTVAVALAKECAAGTEVCVAGSMSTMRPVVPGGDRNVEVDIDEGTARALFQRKADVLRSAGCDLLMMEMMRDTDYAVWACEAALATSLPVWIGISTERGKNGQLQGWGRDDCALEDIVRALTALRPAVMMIMHTSVNETEEALAVLRTHWSGPIATYPECGYFESPDWRFVEVIPPAELVRTSRRWQAFGVTAFGGCCGIGPEHIAALSGALPGHADSIRRMT; encoded by the coding sequence ATGAGCTACGCCCGAATCGCAGAACAACTACGGCTTGGTGACCGCATCATCCTCGATGGTGGCACGGGCACCGATCTGCAGCGCCGTGGCGCGCCGATGAGTGGCGACACCTGGTGCGCCGATGCCAACCTGACACACCCTGATGTCGTCCGCGCGGTCCATCACGGCTACATCGATGCGGGAGCCGACATCATCACGGCCAACACGTTCGCGACCAGCCCGCTGCTATTCCGTCATCTCGGGCGCATCGACGACATGGTGGGCATCGATACCGTCGCCGTGGCACTCGCGAAGGAGTGCGCGGCGGGCACCGAAGTCTGTGTCGCTGGATCCATGTCGACGATGCGTCCCGTGGTGCCGGGCGGCGATCGTAACGTTGAAGTCGACATCGATGAGGGCACGGCTCGGGCCCTGTTTCAGCGCAAGGCTGACGTGCTCAGATCCGCCGGCTGCGACTTGCTGATGATGGAGATGATGCGCGACACGGACTATGCGGTCTGGGCCTGCGAGGCTGCGCTCGCGACGAGCCTGCCGGTCTGGATCGGTATTTCCACCGAGCGCGGCAAGAACGGGCAGTTGCAAGGCTGGGGCCGTGACGACTGCGCGCTCGAAGACATCGTGCGCGCGCTCACGGCATTGCGGCCGGCGGTCATGATGATCATGCACACGTCGGTCAACGAGACCGAGGAAGCGCTGGCGGTGCTGCGCACGCACTGGTCCGGACCGATCGCGACCTATCCGGAATGCGGCTATTTCGAATCGCCGGACTGGCGATTCGTCGAGGTGATTCCTCCTGCGGAACTGGTGCGCACGTCGCGCCGCTGGCAGGCGTTTGGCGTAACGGCTTTTGGTGGGTGTTGCGGTATCGGACCCGAGCACATTGCTGCGCTGAGCGGCGCGCTGCCGGGCCACGCGGATTCGATCCGTCGCATGACCTGA